The following proteins come from a genomic window of Acomys russatus chromosome 17, mAcoRus1.1, whole genome shotgun sequence:
- the Rrp7a gene encoding ribosomal RNA-processing protein 7 homolog A, with product MVSRKRKSKACGHEGNIPSPPGYSAVPVKFSEKQQASHYLYVRQHRVREGTQSTWPPNRTLFILNVPPYCTEESLSRSLSSCGSIKTVELQEKPDPSESPKEPKSKFFQPKPVPGFQVAYVVFQRPSGVSAALNLKGPLLVSTESHPVKSGIHKWISDYEESVLDPEALRVEVDTFMEAYDKKIAEEETKAKEEEGVPDEEGWVKVTRRGRRPVLPRTEAASLRVLEKEKRKRARKELLNFYAWQHRETKMEHLAQLRKKFEEDKQRIELMRAQRKFRPY from the exons CTGTTCCAGTCAAGTTCTCAGAAAAGCAGCAGGCGTCTCATTACCTCTACGTGAGACAGCACAGAGTTCGCGAAGGCACCCAGTCCACGTGGCCTCCCAATCGCACCCTTTTTATCCTCAATGTGCCCCCTTACTGCACAGAG GAGAGCCTGTCTCGATCTCTGTCCTCCTGTGGCTCCATCAAGACAGTAGAGCTACAGGAGAAGCCTGACCCTTCAGAGAGCCCTAAGGAGCCGAAGTCCAAGTTTTTTCAGCCAAAGCCTGTGCCG GGCTTCCAGGTAGCGTATGTGGTGTTCCAGAGGCCAAGTGGAGTGTCAGCTGCCTTGAACCTCAAGGGCCCATTGCTGGTTTCTACAGAGAGCCACCCTGTGAAGAGCGGGATTCATA AGTGGATCAGTGACTATGAAGAGTCAGTGCTCGACCCCGAGGCCCTGAGGGTCGAAGTAGACACATTCATGGAGGCCTATGACAAGAAGATAGCTGAG GAGGAGACTaaagccaaggaggaggagggggtcccTGATGAGGAGGGCTGGGTGAAGGTGACTCGCAGGGGCCGCAGGCCTGTGCTTCCTCGGACGGAAGCGGCCAGCCTACGCGTTCTGGAGAAGGAGAAACGGAAGCGTGCCCGCAAGGAGCTGCTCAACTTCTATGCCTGGCAGCACCGAGAGACCAAGATGGAGC ACCTGGCGCAGCTAAGGAAGAAGTTTGAGGAGGACAAGCAGAGGATCGAGCTGATGCGTGCCCAGCGCAAGTTCCGACCCTACTAA